In Alistipes ihumii AP11, a genomic segment contains:
- a CDS encoding malate dehydrogenase: MNFLTEEKLTIVGAAGMIGSNMVQTAIMMGLTPNICAYDPYAPALEGVAEEMFHCGFEGVNLTYTSDIAEALGGARYVVSSGGAARKAGMTREDLLKGNAAIAAQFGKDLRTYCPDVRHVVVIFNPADITGLITLLYSGLEPSQVTTLAGLDSTRLRSELAKHFRISPDRVEGCRTYGGHGEQMAVFASTATVDGKPLAKLIGTPELTGGQWDDIRQRVIQGGKRIIELRGRSSFQSPAYLSIEMIRAAMGGEPFRWPAGVYVDDDRFRHIVMAMETVIDRTGAHYREPDGTPEEIASLEESYRHLAKLRDEVIAMGVIPPIAEWAGLNPNMR, translated from the coding sequence ATGAATTTTCTGACGGAAGAGAAACTGACGATCGTCGGCGCAGCCGGCATGATCGGATCGAACATGGTCCAGACGGCTATCATGATGGGCCTGACACCGAACATCTGCGCATACGATCCCTACGCTCCCGCGCTGGAAGGCGTGGCCGAGGAGATGTTCCACTGCGGATTCGAGGGCGTGAATCTGACCTATACGAGCGATATAGCCGAGGCGCTCGGGGGCGCCCGCTACGTCGTGTCGTCGGGCGGAGCGGCCCGTAAGGCCGGCATGACGCGCGAAGATCTGCTCAAGGGCAACGCCGCGATCGCCGCCCAATTCGGCAAGGACCTACGGACTTATTGCCCCGACGTAAGGCATGTGGTGGTTATCTTCAATCCGGCCGACATCACGGGGCTCATCACGCTGCTCTACTCGGGTCTCGAACCGAGTCAGGTGACGACGCTGGCCGGCCTCGACAGTACCCGTCTCCGCTCCGAGCTGGCGAAGCATTTCCGAATCTCGCCCGACCGGGTCGAGGGCTGCCGGACCTATGGAGGGCACGGCGAGCAGATGGCCGTGTTCGCTTCGACGGCTACCGTCGACGGCAAGCCGCTCGCGAAGCTGATCGGAACGCCCGAACTGACCGGCGGACAGTGGGACGACATCCGTCAGCGGGTGATTCAGGGAGGCAAGCGTATTATCGAACTGCGCGGCCGCTCGTCGTTCCAGAGCCCGGCCTACTTGTCGATCGAGATGATCCGGGCCGCTATGGGCGGCGAGCCGTTCCGCTGGCCGGCCGGAGTCTATGTCGACGACGACCGCTTCCGGCATATCGTCATGGCCATGGAGACCGTGATCGACCGTACGGGCGCTCATTACAGGGAGCCGGACGGCACGCCGGAGGAGATCGCGTCGCTCGAGGAGAGCTACCGCCATTTGGCCAAGCTGCGCGACGAGGTGATCGCCATGGGAGTGATTCCTCCGATTGCCGAATGGGCAGGGCTCAACCCGAATATGCGATAG
- a CDS encoding phosphotransferase enzyme family protein encodes MQTERIREIIGRFDTAGTVADLRAVGNGWINDTYRVMTVSDETPDYILQRINHHVFKDVELLQRNIERVTSHIRRKLATAGADDLDRRVLRIVPARDGRLYHFDGENYWRMTLFIAGSVTHETISAPLALLTGRAFGEFQAMLSDMEDGALGETIPNFHNIEFRIGGLRDAVARDEAGRLGKVRWMADELLGRSDEMCLAERLHREGRLPKRVTHCDTKVNNLLFDERDRPLCVIDLDTTMPGYVLSDFGDFIRTGANTGAEDDPELDRVGVDMEIFRSFSKGYLESAASFLTDVERETLTFGAQMLTYMQTVRFLTDYLDGDRYYKIRHPDHNWQRSKAQFRLLQSIDAHERTMRDFIAGL; translated from the coding sequence ATGCAGACGGAAAGAATCAGAGAAATCATCGGCCGTTTCGATACGGCGGGGACCGTAGCGGATCTGCGGGCCGTAGGAAACGGATGGATCAACGACACCTATCGGGTCATGACGGTCTCGGACGAGACGCCCGATTACATCCTGCAGCGAATCAACCATCACGTTTTTAAAGACGTCGAACTGTTGCAGCGCAACATCGAGCGCGTCACTTCGCATATCCGCCGCAAGCTGGCCACCGCCGGGGCGGACGACCTCGACCGGCGCGTGCTGCGCATCGTACCGGCTCGCGACGGGAGGCTCTACCATTTCGACGGCGAAAATTACTGGAGAATGACGCTGTTCATTGCCGGCTCGGTCACCCACGAGACGATCAGCGCCCCGCTGGCCCTGCTTACCGGCCGGGCATTCGGCGAGTTTCAGGCCATGCTGTCGGACATGGAGGACGGAGCGCTGGGCGAGACGATCCCGAACTTCCACAACATCGAGTTCCGGATCGGGGGCCTGCGCGATGCCGTAGCCCGCGACGAAGCGGGGCGTCTCGGGAAAGTGCGCTGGATGGCGGACGAGCTGCTCGGCCGCAGCGACGAGATGTGTCTCGCCGAACGGCTCCACCGCGAAGGCCGGCTTCCGAAGCGCGTCACGCACTGCGACACGAAGGTCAACAACCTGCTTTTCGACGAGCGGGACCGTCCGCTCTGCGTGATCGACCTCGATACGACGATGCCGGGCTACGTGCTTTCGGACTTCGGGGACTTCATCCGCACAGGCGCTAATACCGGAGCCGAGGACGACCCCGAACTGGATCGGGTCGGCGTCGACATGGAAATTTTCCGCTCCTTCTCGAAGGGTTATCTCGAAAGCGCGGCCTCGTTCCTGACGGACGTCGAACGCGAGACGCTGACCTTCGGAGCGCAGATGCTGACCTACATGCAGACCGTGCGATTCCTGACGGATTATCTGGACGGCGACCGATACTACAAGATCAGACACCCGGACCACAACTGGCAGCGGTCGAAGGCTCAGTTCCGGCTCTTGCAAAGCATCGACGCGCACGAGCGGACCATGCGGGACTTCATCGCCGGGCTATAA
- a CDS encoding Gfo/Idh/MocA family protein — MENRIKCWLAVLLTCWAIALPARSDGKAPKIKNGTLVFAEPRREKGQTDVLQLRCDPIPTVRVAFVGLGMRGSMAVERFTHLEGVQVVALCDIRPWTVERAQRILAGAGLPEAAAYTGEQDWKKVCERDDVDLIYNCTPWELHTPIAVYAMERGKHVALEVPAAMTIDECWQLVDAAERTRRHCMMLENCCYDFFEMATLNMASRGLFGEVMHVEGAYIHDLRSLNLDTADRTGYQGMWRLDYNTRHTGNPYPTHGLGPVCQILGIHRGDRMERLVSLSTAQRGLTLAAREKFGPDSQWAQRDYRLGDMNTTLIRTARGKTILIQHDVTSPRPYNRLHTISGTKGFAQKYPVETIALDPNAHAPLPERQRDSLLSVYEHPIAREIGEKARQVGGHGGMDFIMDYRLIYCLRNGLPLDMDVYDAAEWSSLVELTEASAEHGGMPVLVPDFTRGAWDKVKGFSHAVK; from the coding sequence ATGGAAAACCGAATCAAATGCTGGCTGGCCGTCCTGTTGACGTGCTGGGCCATCGCCCTGCCCGCCCGGAGCGACGGCAAGGCTCCCAAGATCAAGAACGGCACGCTCGTGTTCGCCGAGCCCCGCCGCGAGAAAGGACAGACGGACGTGCTGCAGTTGCGCTGCGATCCGATTCCGACCGTGCGCGTGGCATTCGTCGGGCTCGGCATGCGGGGCTCGATGGCCGTCGAGCGCTTCACGCATCTGGAGGGCGTTCAGGTCGTCGCGCTGTGCGACATACGTCCTTGGACCGTCGAGCGGGCGCAACGGATACTGGCCGGAGCCGGATTGCCCGAGGCGGCCGCATACACCGGCGAGCAGGACTGGAAAAAGGTGTGCGAGCGCGACGACGTCGATCTGATATACAACTGTACGCCGTGGGAACTGCACACGCCGATCGCCGTCTATGCGATGGAACGCGGCAAGCATGTCGCGCTCGAGGTTCCGGCAGCCATGACGATCGATGAGTGCTGGCAGCTCGTCGACGCCGCCGAACGCACGCGCCGCCACTGCATGATGCTCGAGAACTGCTGTTACGACTTTTTCGAGATGGCGACGCTGAACATGGCCTCCCGAGGGCTGTTCGGCGAAGTGATGCACGTCGAGGGAGCCTATATCCACGACCTGCGCTCGCTGAATCTGGATACGGCCGACCGCACGGGTTATCAGGGCATGTGGAGACTCGACTACAACACGCGGCACACGGGAAATCCCTATCCGACGCACGGACTCGGCCCCGTCTGCCAGATTCTCGGCATACACCGGGGCGACCGCATGGAGCGCCTCGTTTCGCTGTCGACGGCCCAGCGCGGCCTGACGCTCGCCGCCCGCGAGAAGTTCGGCCCCGACTCTCAGTGGGCGCAGCGCGACTACCGGCTCGGCGACATGAATACGACCTTGATCCGCACCGCCCGGGGCAAGACGATCCTGATCCAGCACGACGTGACGAGTCCCCGGCCGTACAACCGACTGCACACGATCAGCGGCACGAAAGGCTTCGCGCAGAAATATCCCGTCGAAACGATCGCGCTCGATCCGAATGCGCACGCTCCGCTGCCGGAACGGCAACGCGACAGCTTGCTGTCCGTCTACGAGCATCCTATCGCGCGGGAGATCGGCGAAAAGGCGCGGCAGGTGGGCGGCCACGGAGGAATGGACTTCATCATGGACTATAGGCTGATCTACTGCCTGCGCAACGGACTGCCCCTCGACATGGACGTATACGACGCGGCCGAGTGGTCGTCGCTCGTCGAGCTGACCGAAGCATCGGCCGAACACGGCGGGATGCCGGTCCTCGTGCCCGATTTCACCCGGGGCGCATGGGACAAGGTCAAAGGCTTCTCCCACGCGGTAAAATAG